Proteins encoded in a region of the Anaerobaca lacustris genome:
- a CDS encoding YeeE/YedE thiosulfate transporter family protein, which produces MCPQWPPGSRRNARKKENRMEWLTMERWSPYAVGIGIGVLSWIAFVLSDKPLGCSTAFARTSGMIEKMLHGRKVLDKPYYQKFAPEIDWEWMLVVGVIVGAFLSATLSKTFGIEWVPAYWQAAAGESAAIRWIVALVGGVVMGVGARWAGGCTSGHGISGTMQLAVSSWLAAMSFFAGGIATAMLIYRVLL; this is translated from the coding sequence ATGTGCCCGCAGTGGCCTCCAGGTAGTCGGCGCAACGCAAGAAAGAAGGAGAACCGTATGGAATGGTTGACGATGGAGCGATGGTCACCGTACGCTGTTGGCATCGGGATCGGCGTCCTGAGCTGGATTGCCTTCGTCCTGTCCGACAAGCCGCTGGGTTGTTCGACGGCCTTTGCCCGAACCAGTGGTATGATCGAGAAGATGCTGCACGGGCGAAAGGTCCTCGACAAGCCCTATTATCAGAAGTTCGCGCCGGAAATCGACTGGGAATGGATGCTGGTGGTCGGCGTGATCGTCGGGGCATTTCTTTCTGCAACGCTGTCCAAGACGTTTGGCATCGAATGGGTCCCCGCATACTGGCAGGCGGCCGCCGGCGAGAGCGCCGCGATTCGCTGGATCGTTGCGCTGGTGGGGGGCGTTGTCATGGGGGTCGGCGCCCGTTGGGCCGGTGGCTGCACGAGCGGCCACGGCATCAGCGGAACGATGCAACTGGCGGTCAGCAGTTGGCTGGCCGCGATGAGCTTCTTTGCCGGGGGGATTGCCACGGCGATGCTCATCTACAGGGTCTTGCTGTGA
- a CDS encoding YeeE/YedE thiosulfate transporter family protein encodes MLTGIHSRKGLQLVVGLLLGIAFGFLLQKGGVTRYDVIIGQLLFRDFTVLKIMLSAVLTGMLGVHALKSLGLARLHPKPGSIGTSVVGGLIFGVGFGVLGYCPGTVAGAVGQGSMDALLGGVVGILIGAGLFAAVYPKIQSSVLNKGHFGEITLPELFRVHPWAVVLPVVALIVVLLVLIEKAG; translated from the coding sequence ATGTTGACCGGCATTCATTCGCGCAAGGGCTTGCAGTTGGTCGTCGGCCTGTTGCTCGGCATTGCGTTTGGCTTCCTGCTGCAGAAGGGCGGCGTCACACGCTACGATGTGATCATCGGACAGTTGTTGTTCCGTGACTTCACGGTGCTGAAGATCATGCTCAGCGCGGTGCTGACCGGGATGCTCGGTGTCCATGCGCTCAAGAGCCTGGGCCTGGCCCGGCTGCACCCCAAACCCGGTTCCATCGGGACCAGTGTGGTCGGCGGGCTGATCTTCGGCGTGGGCTTCGGCGTCCTGGGGTATTGCCCCGGCACCGTCGCGGGCGCCGTCGGCCAGGGCTCGATGGACGCCTTGCTCGGCGGGGTGGTCGGCATCCTGATCGGAGCGGGTCTCTTCGCGGCAGTGTATCCCAAAATTCAGAGTTCCGTCCTGAACAAAGGCCACTTTGGTGAGATTACGTTGCCCGAACTGTTCAGGGTGCATCCGTGGGCCGTCGTGCTCCCGGTCGTCGCGCTCATCGTCGTTCTGTTGGTCCTGATCGAAAAGGCGGGCTGA